The Coffea arabica cultivar ET-39 chromosome 8e, Coffea Arabica ET-39 HiFi, whole genome shotgun sequence genome window below encodes:
- the LOC113703014 gene encoding B-type cell cycle switch protein ccs52A-like, with protein sequence MDGTTPPSTSTSDITTSTTPPPPPKTPLKNHLIPNLNSYHPSPSRTIYSDRFIPSRSSSNFALFNLSPSSHSSTSDDSTNAYTALLRTALFGPDSAGVVPPVTPDKLSGINGKNLQINPPNCNIFKFKTETRKSLHSLSPFGFDDQLPGVSHSPVKTPRKVPRSPYKVLDAPALQDDFYLNLVDWSSHNVLAVGLGNCVYLWHASSSKVVKLCDLGIDDSVCSVGWAQRGTHLAVGTSNGKLQIWDASRCKRVRTMEGHRLRVGALAWSTSLLSSGSRDKSILQRDIRAQEDFVSKLSGHKSEVCGLKWSYDNRELASGGNDNRLFVWNQHSTQPVLKYCEHTAAVKAIAWSPHMHGLLASGGGTADRCIRFWNTTTNSHLSCMDTGSQVCNLVWSKNVNELVSTHGYSQNQIIVWRYPTMSKLATLTGHTYRVLYLAISPDGQTIVTGAGDETLRFWNVFPSPKSKNTESEIGASSLGRTQIR encoded by the exons ATGGACGGCACAACACCACCGTCCACCTCCACTTCTGACATTACCACCTCCAccactcctcctcctcctcctaagACCCCATTAAAAAACCACCTCATCCCAAACCTCAATTCCTACCACCCCTCCCCCTCGCGGACCATCTACAGTGACCGCTTCATTCCCAGTCGATCTTCTTCCAATTTCGCCCTCTTCAACCTCTCTCCGTCCTCGCATTCCTCCACCTCCGATGACTCTACCAATGCCTACACTGCCCTCCTCCGCACGGCCCTTTTCGGCCCTGACTCAGCTGGAGTCGTGCCCCCTGTCACGCCGGATAAATTATCTGGGATAAATGGAAAGAATTTGCAGATTAATCCTCCTAATTGTAATATTTTCAAGTTTAAGACTGAGACCCGGAAGTCTTTGCATTCTTTGTCCCCTTTCGGGTTTGATGATCAGCTCCCCGGTGTCTCCCATAGCCCTGTTAAGACTCCAAGAAAAGTCCCTAGGTCTCCTTACAAG GTTCTCGATGCACCAGCATTGCAAGATGATTTTTATCTGAATCTTGTGGACTGGTCCTCGCATAATGTATTGGCTGTGGGATTAGGGAACTGTGTTTATTTGTGGCATGCTTCTAGTAGCAAG GTAGTGAagttgtgtgatttgggaataGATGATAGTGTGTGTTCAGTTGGCTGGGCACAGCGTGGTACACATCTTGCTGTTGGAACTAGCAATGGGAAGCTCCAG ATTTGGGATGCCTCTCGTTGCAAGAGAGTAAGAACAATGGAGGGACATCGTTTGAGAGTTGGTGCATTAGCCTGGAGTACGTCTTTGTTGTCTTCAGGAAGCCGTGACAAAAGCATTCTTCAACGTGATATACGAGCTCAAGAAGACTTTGTTAGTAAGCTAAGTGGACACAAGTCAGAG GTTTGTGGACTGAAGTGGTCTTATGACAACCGAGAATTGGCATCAGGTGGAAATGATAATAGA CTTTTTGTTTGGAACCAGCACTCAACACAACCCGTATTGAAATACTGTGAGCACACTGCTGCTGTTAAAGCAATTGCTTGGTCCCCACATATGCATGGACTTCTTGCTTCTGGTGGTGGGACAGCTGACCGTTGCATACGGTTCTGGAACACCACCACTAACTCACATCTCAGCTGTATGGACACAGGCAGTCAG GTGTGCAATCTTGTGTGGTCTAAGAATGTCAATGAACTTGTCAGCACTCATGGGTACTCTCAAAACCAAATAATAGTGTGGAGATATCCTACAATGTCAAAG TTGGCTACCCTCACGGGGCACACTTACAGAGTTCTTTATCTTGCCATCTCACCAGACGGACAG ACAATTGTTACTGGAGCAGGAGATGAAACACTTAGATTCTGGAATGTGTTCCCTTCACCAAAATCTAAG AACACGGAGAGTGAAATTGGAGCATCATCTTTGGGAAGAACTCAGATTCGGTGA